The following proteins come from a genomic window of Gossypium raimondii isolate GPD5lz chromosome 5, ASM2569854v1, whole genome shotgun sequence:
- the LOC105767734 gene encoding eukaryotic initiation factor 4A-9 produces MAAAAPEGSQFDARQYDAKMDELEAVGQDFFTSYDEVYDTFDVMGLQENLLRGIYAYGFEKPSAIQQRGIVPFCKGLDVIQQAQSGTGKTATFCSGILQQLDYSLVQCQALVLAPTRELAQQIEKVMRALGDYLGVKVHACVGGTSVREDQRILSSGVHVVVGTPGRVFDMLRRQSLRPDHIKMFVLDEADEMLSRGFKDQIYDIFQLLPPKIQVGVFSATMPPEALEITRKFMNKPVRILVKRDELTLEGIKQFYVNVEKEEWKLETLCDLYETLAITQSVIFVNTRRKVDWLTDKMRSRDHTVSATHGDMDQNARDIIMREFRSGSSRVLITTDLLARGIDVQQVSLVINYDLPTQPENYLHRIGRSGRFGRKGVAINFVTTDDERMLYDIQRFYNVVIEELPSNVADLI; encoded by the exons ATGGCTGCTGCAGCTCCAGAGGGTTCTCAATTTGATGCTCGCCAGTATGATGCTAAAATGGATGA ACTTGAAGCTGTGGGGCAAGATTTCTTTACCTCATATGATGAGGTTTATGACACTTTTGATGTTATGGGATTGCAAGAAAATCTTCTTAGGGGCATTTATGCTTATG GTTTTGAGAAGCCATCTGCAATTCAGCAAAGAGGAATTGTACCCTTTTGCAAGGGACTTGATGTAATTCAACAAGCACAATCCGGAACAGGAAAAACTGCAACTTTTTGCTCTGGAATTCTACAGCAGCTTGACTACAGCTTAGTTCAGTGCCAAGCATTGGTCCTTGCACCAACCCGTGAACTAGCACAACAAATTGAGAAGGTCATGCGGGCATTAGGTGATTACCTTGGTgtcaaggttcatgcttgtGTAGGTGGGACCAGTGTCCGTGAAGATCAACGGATTCTCTCCAGTGGGGTTCATGTGGTTGTTGGTACACCTGGCCGTGTATTTGACATGTTGAGGAGACAATCTCTCCGCCCTGATCatataaagatgtttgtttTGGATGAAGCTGATGAAATGCTCTCAAGAGGCTTCAAGGATCAG ATCTATGATATTTTCCAGTTATTGCCACCTAAAATTCAAGTAGGAGTGTTTTCTGCTACAATGCCTCCTGAAGCCCTAGAAATCACAAGGAAGTTCATGAACAAACCTGTGAGGATTCTGGTGAAACGTGATGAGCTTACCCTTGAGGGTATCAAGCAATTTTATGTCAATGTTGAGAAGGAGGAATGGAAGCTTGAGACACTTTGTGATCTCTATGAGACCTTAGCAATCACCCAAAGTGTCATTTTTGTGAACACTAGGCGTAAGGTTGATTGGCTTACAGATAAGATGCGTAGCCGTGACCATACTGTGTCTGCTACCCATGGAGATATGGACCAAAATGCAAGGGACATTATTATGCGGGAATTCCGATCTGGATCCTCTCGCGTGCTTATCACCACTGATCTCTTAGCTCGTGGTATTGACGTTCAGCAAGTCTCACTTGTGATCAATTATGATCTCCCAACACAACCAGAGAACTACCTTCATCGAATTGGTCGTAGTGGAAGATTTGGGAGAAAAGGTGTTGCCATCAACTTTGTAACCACAGATGATGAGAGGATGCTATATGACATCCAGAGGTTTTATAATGTTGTAATTGAGGAGCTGCCATCAAATGTTGCTGATCTAATTTGA
- the LOC105767736 gene encoding cytokinin riboside 5'-monophosphate phosphoribohydrolase LOG8 isoform X2 yields the protein MEEEKGSSKFKRVCVFCGSNSGRRKVFSDAALELGNELVKRKIDLVYGGGSVGLMGLISQTVYDGGCHVLGIIPKALMPFEISGETVGEVRTVLDMHERKAEMAREADAFIALPGGYGTMEELLEMITWSHLGIHKKTVGLLNVDGYYNNLLALFDNGVEEGFIKPGARHIIVSAPTANELLEKMEQYTPSHEHVAPQESWQMEQLGDYPKQVNAQ from the exons ATGGAAGAAGAGAAAGGCAGTAGCAAGTTCAAAAGAGTATGTGTTTTCTGTGGAAGCAACTCTGGCCGTAGAAAAGTCTTCAGTGATGCTGCTCTTGAATTGGGCAATGAACTG GTAAAGAGGAAGATAGACTTGGTGTATGGTGGGGGAAGTGTTGGGTTGATGGGTTTGATATCCCAGACAGTGTATGATGGAGGTTGTCATGTTCTTGG GATAATTCCAAAAGCTCTCATGCCTTTTGAG ATATCAGGAGAAACGGTTGGAGAAGTGAGAACTGTTTTAGACATGCATGAGCGCAAGGCTGAAATGGCCCGAGAAGCGGATGCCTTTATTGCTCTTCCTG GTGGATATGGAACAATGGAAGAGTTGCTGGAGATGATAACATGGTCCCATCTTGGAATACATAAGAAAACA GTTGGTTTGCTAAATGTTGATGGTTACTACAATAATTTGCTTGCTTTATTCGACAACGGTGTCGAAGAGGGTTTCATCAAGCCAGGTGCTAGGCATATAATTGTCTCTGCTCCAACGGCCAATGAACTTTTGGAGAAGATGGAG CAATACACACCTTCACATGAACATGTGGCTCCTCAAGAAAGCTGGCAGATGGAGCAACTTGGTGATTATCCAAAGCAAGTAAATGCACAATAA
- the LOC105767740 gene encoding uncharacterized protein LOC105767740, which translates to MEDYNRSRSYGNGMMQLDTYHGPPRPSASYDLRCHSAAAYAQSQMANNYNSGNNRDFKLKKGKSASASSSSNPWSFGDPEFQRKKRVASYKMYSVEGKVKGSLRRSFRWLKDKYTQVVYGWW; encoded by the coding sequence ATGGAAGATTACAACAGATCAAGGTCATATGGCAATGGAATGATGCAGCTGGACACCTACCATGGACCACCTAGGCCTTCAGCTTCTTATGACCTCAGGTGCCATAGTGCTGCTGCCTATGCACAGTCCCAGATGGCTAACAACTACAACTCGGGGAACAACAGGGACTTCAAGTTGAAGAAAGGGAAGAGTGCTTCAGCCTCATCTTCTTCGAATCCATGGAGCTTTGGTGACCCTGAATTCCAGAGGAAGAAAAGGGTTGCCAGCTACAAGATGTATAGTGTGGAAGGTAAGGTCAAAGGATCCTTGAGGAGAAGCTTTAGGTGGCTTAAAGATAAGTACACACAAGTTGTCTATGGATGGTGGTGA
- the LOC105767736 gene encoding cytokinin riboside 5'-monophosphate phosphoribohydrolase LOG8 isoform X1 → MEEEKGSSKFKRVCVFCGSNSGRRKVFSDAALELGNELVKRKIDLVYGGGSVGLMGLISQTVYDGGCHVLGIIPKALMPFEISGETVGEVRTVLDMHERKAEMAREADAFIALPGGYGTMEELLEMITWSHLGIHKKTVGLLNVDGYYNNLLALFDNGVEEGFIKPGARHIIVSAPTANELLEKMEEIWQQYTPSHEHVAPQESWQMEQLGDYPKQVNAQ, encoded by the exons ATGGAAGAAGAGAAAGGCAGTAGCAAGTTCAAAAGAGTATGTGTTTTCTGTGGAAGCAACTCTGGCCGTAGAAAAGTCTTCAGTGATGCTGCTCTTGAATTGGGCAATGAACTG GTAAAGAGGAAGATAGACTTGGTGTATGGTGGGGGAAGTGTTGGGTTGATGGGTTTGATATCCCAGACAGTGTATGATGGAGGTTGTCATGTTCTTGG GATAATTCCAAAAGCTCTCATGCCTTTTGAG ATATCAGGAGAAACGGTTGGAGAAGTGAGAACTGTTTTAGACATGCATGAGCGCAAGGCTGAAATGGCCCGAGAAGCGGATGCCTTTATTGCTCTTCCTG GTGGATATGGAACAATGGAAGAGTTGCTGGAGATGATAACATGGTCCCATCTTGGAATACATAAGAAAACA GTTGGTTTGCTAAATGTTGATGGTTACTACAATAATTTGCTTGCTTTATTCGACAACGGTGTCGAAGAGGGTTTCATCAAGCCAGGTGCTAGGCATATAATTGTCTCTGCTCCAACGGCCAATGAACTTTTGGAGAAGATGGAG GAAATTTGGCAGCAATACACACCTTCACATGAACATGTGGCTCCTCAAGAAAGCTGGCAGATGGAGCAACTTGGTGATTATCCAAAGCAAGTAAATGCACAATAA